aaaataatttggttGACGAGTTTCAAACAATATTTCAATGATTGGTATGGTGAATCAGTACCTATCAATAAGCAGAAGAACATACTTTAAAATGTGAACAACCGAACCCTTCATCGTtatctttcataatttctatCTACTACAAGCCAATAATAAAAGCAATGTTGCAATGGTGTCCCTTATATGGAAGCCAACAAGACGTGATCAACATTTCAAATACAATAGGATTTAAAGGCAATGTCTTTGTAACCATAAGGTGTGCCGTGTTGGTTGTTTACCTCTTTACTTAATCATGTGTTTGGGATTTTGATCATTGCTCATAAGAATAGAGCACATTTCTTGACTAATTGTTTATCTCTACTTCTTTGAATAGAGCACTTGTAACGAGAGGATTAGTTATTGCTCTCGACGATAAATACAAAtcaacatttttatttgtttaaccaAAGGTCTCCTCACTTGTTTTACCGTCTAAGCCTAGTCTTATTTAAATTGGAGTGGTATTCAAGTAAAACCTTCCTAAAAATATTGACTTTTGAATTCGAATTTGGTCCAAATACATGAAGAAGAAATTTGCTTACACTTCTTTATATTTGTTTCTAATActtcctaaatttttaaataaaaagataattatatttttatattatttaccaagtaatttttaattataaaataactactttaaaattatattcaagcactataaaaataatttctagttAATATATATTTGACTTCGattacatttaaatattttaaacttatatgtaattcaattatatattaacttttaCATAAACAGActaatttatcattatttataagggttttgataaaattaaataaatttattaaaatataaaagcagAGGAATAAAGGATGTAAAAATGAATTCATCATaagtaaacatataattcaatcaaaattaattttaaaatgtttaatttatatttgcataaaatgattaaaaataaataaataatagaaaaatataaaaaaaatataattatcataCATGGCATtgcatttaaaaaattacatatactAACCTGAGAATACattatatttaatgtattaaaatattattcctaatcatataatataaatatatgaataaaaCTCCACAAGTTGAATCCAATATTTTTAAGTTGATAGTCAATGTTTTTAGACTGAATCAATCAATCAGTAGCAGGGCAGCAAATGTGCCCCTTGAGCCCCTCAAAACAATACCATATACCCTAATCACATCCTATCAATGAAACAGggttaaaaataaagagaaaaccAAAACATTATCATGTAATGGTGGATGATGCATGTGGGAGAGGTATAGGACATGATGGCACCATAGAGTCGAGAACTCATTGAGTGCCtcatttaaatacttaaataaagaaataagaggATAGTGGAACATGGAAAAGACAAGCATGCAATGTGAAGCAACCTGAGTCAAAGCCAGTTCCATCAAAAGctgttccaaacaatgcctttGCTTTTGTGTTTTCTTTCTTTATTGTCTTTTACATTTACTCTCTTTGAGAGGGACCCCCATGAAACTTCGACAAATGTTGCGGGTGTCATTCCTTTGCTGTTAGTCCATGTCTTGGAGGAAGTGCTTGTTCTCAGTTTTCAGGGTGAAAAGTGTACCAAAGTCATCCCATCCTCAATcagcatattttatattttatttatataaattatgtatgttaaattattttaaataaaaaattaattatttaataaatattaatatatataaataatattttaaattgataggATAGAAATATtagatcaatttaaaaatttatataaattacaaatataattatatcaataaattaatAGTTGAATCGttaaaatatcaattataaaaaattacacaaaagagtgtaatacattttaattttatactgGTATAAATAAAATCCTCTCCAatactttatttgttattttgtagATTTGAGTCATAAATACTAAGTTAttagtaaaagtatcatagaggcatttgaattagaagcttgattatattttgctctcttttacttaaaaaaatgagtaaatgaaTCCTTACATATTAGATAAAAGAACAAACTAGTATTTctattttactgttaaaaattaatatatatatcaacataaaataCATGTGACACGCCACATGTTATTGTTTGATTATTTCGTCAATcatattaatttactttttaatctaatttttataaccGAAAACTCAATTATTTAAGTGTATGGGCGTTACTTTAATTAATTACAGTTGTGGCGGGTGAACTTTCCTACTCAAATCAATTCAAAACTACTAGGAATGGAAGGCTTTTAATATATGTGTACAGAAAAAATGCattctttattttcctttgtcTTTAGTGTCGGCAATATTTACCCTATTTTTTCATGGTTTCCCCACTTGGGGTTTATGGGAGAAAgagaaagataaaaaaagaaatgagagatTTAATGCAAAATAAAGTAAAAGACAGAATTTAtagatatttaaatattatatcaacACATCTGCACTTGCTTTCTCAAAGTCCTTGAGTAACAGGCCGAGGTTGTAATCATCGAActcgaatttaaaaagaaaaattcgaactcattttatatatttgaagttCGAATTTTAACATCTATAACTTTTACTATCAGCAACGAGAGCCTTTCTTGCAATTAAGTGCACCGGCATTAGTTGTTATCGAAGCGACATGCGATGATGGCCTAGCACCCAAGCTAGAGGCCTTGGCATAGCTTGAAGATGCACCAGCACCCGACCGTGTGAAAAAAGCACCATTTACCATCAGATCACCTTCCGATCTCCAGTTCCAGTTCTTCCATTCACTCTCCGGTGCATCTTCATGCTTGGTCACCTACATCAAATATGATTATTACAACCATAAGTCATCAAATCTCAATACATTCAAAGTATTAAAATGGGGTTACTCACCTCTTTGCTGAATATATCATTTGGTGCAGTAAATCTATTCCCTTGGCTGTTGATGGTTGGATTAGCACTCCCTCCAATTGCATACATTTCCCAATGGGTGTAGTCATTGTTCACCACATGGAAATACCCACGTCTACATCTGTAAATGTGTACTATAGAATTATGATCCCATAGAGGGTGAATATTTGCTCAGACTCAAATTAAATATATCGAAAAAATGCTGTCACTAACCCAAACTAAAGTACAGCAAATGTATGATAGGGTCTGAATTTAACTTTTTTTCAGATTGGGACCTGAACTTTTTTTAGTTCAAGTTAAgatttgaatttaacaattattctTACATTAAGATCTGGACTAGGCAACCGTTTCTACATTGAAGGTTGAATTCcttttttttgtctaagttaaTGCCTAAACCTGACAATTATTCTCATATGAGGCTTAAACTCTAAGATTTTCAAGGAttaacttagacaaaaaaaaattcaaatctcagtGTGAGAACAATTGACAAGTTCAAAACCTTGGATAATATaggaacaattgtcaagttttGGGCCTAACTTGAACAAGAAAAAAATTCAGGCCccaatgtgagaaaatttaacCCTATACAATAcgagtatatatatttttgggtTACCTTGGCATTCTTTGGATGAGCCCTTTACCAAAGTGATTAAAGGCAATGGTGACTTGCATGTTCTTGTCTTTCATATAGGAATCACTGTGCCCTAGTAACATAACTTTATCATGGTGAGTCATGTGGTTATTTGAAATGGTGATGGCAGTGGATCCATAAATGGCATCAATCAGACCATCCTTGCAGTTTGATAACGAGTTATGATCCACCCAAATATGGCTACCACCAAAGATGGACACACCATCACCGTCCGATGTAGTTCGCCAACCGTAGTGCCACGGGGAGTCCCTCACCATAGCATTCCCTCCTTGTTTGCAATCATGGATGTGCAATCCATGGATGATAATGTTGGTCACAAACTGAATGGTAATGCATGGACCCCCAGCAATGTGAACACTAGCACCTCTGCCATCAATTGTTTTGAAAGAGTTCATAATGAGTTCTTCCTTCAATTGAATGGTCATATCACGAGCGAACACGATCCACAACGGTACGTCTTGAATCACAGCGTGTCTTAAAGTTCCAGGTTTCGGATTCACGGGATCATCATCATTAGAATCAGTGACAACGTAGAGTTTACCGTCTCTTCCACCAATGGCATTCTTGCCAAACCCGATTGCACAGTCGGCTAGCCTCCGTCTGTTCTTCTCCCAGTTAGGGTCACATCTCCAGCAATCATCTATGGGGTTACCAGTTGCACAAGAGAGATACTTAAGGTTCCTCCTAGACACATTAATGGCCCTGtccaaaaaccaaaacaaaacaatGATATGGTACGTATATATTCATTATATCCGCAATCACGATAAATACAATGTGAACCGTTTGTTTACCTGTGAAGATCTTGAACTACAAGTTCAGGGTCTTTAACCGGGGAAGAGGAAACAAGAGGAAGAGAGGTGAAAAGGAAGAGAAGAGAAAGTGAAGGGATTGCCATTTTTTTGGTTGCGATGAAAATGGAGGGAGAGTTGAGCTTGAAAGGAGAAAATGGGTGATTTTATAAAGGGATTCAAAGCATGCTTCAATGGTGTGATTAAACTAAACATGTGGGCCCAATAAGCTTCGTGATTTCAGGTTTTATAGGATTCCACAGCTTGGGTAGTTTGGCCGTTAATTAACGTCCTCAATAAAGCTGCccccaaaacagtaaaaaaaGTTACTCCTATAGTCCTATAACTTGTAGTGACAGGCAATCAAATCCGAGTACTAATAGAATATACTAAAAAACTCAATACTATAGAGCACCACATTTTAGAAACTTTAAAAACCCGAAGTGATAAGACCGAAACTAACTTACCGGAACTAATAAGGATGCCCATTGTGCAGCCATAGACACCTGGATTCAAAATGAGTGCTAGATATGAGTACGTACTTAACTTAAAGTGAGTGTTTATGTCAGTACAAGAAAAGTTCATACCTATTCGCATGTTCTTATTTGTCTAACATAAGGATGGACTTGGTGGTATTGCAATGGAAGCATCGTATCCATCAAACTTTTCATTCTAGCCATTGATTTCCGCGTTGTTCACAATTTCAAATTTGGTTGCATTGCAACACAATCAATGATTCAATAACATTCACTTTCAAATGTTACCTGTTGCCAAGTTATATAAAGAAACCAATAAACCTAAGACTCCATTGGTATATATATCTCTACTGAGGGCAAGTATCTGCTCACTCCCTCAATAGAAGTATTGTCCCTGCGGGGAGTTGTCTCTCATATTTTGAGGAGAGCCCAAAAGGGTTCATGGAATTTAAGGATGAACATTTTGCATAATGCCGACACCTTTCCCGTGAGCTTGCAAATCGTGTCTCTTCCAGTCGAGGCAATTCCTAAACTCCGTGAATCCCTTTGAACTCTCTTCCGAAAATGGGAAACAAAAACCCCCTTGAAAACAATACCCTCTGTTGTTGAGGGAGTGAGACACTCCCTAGCAAATACTTAGCACTCAACAATCTCCATAACACAACAAAAGGCAACATGATAACTTGTCTATCAACGGACAAGAAGCTAAGTGCTCTGTCATAATAAAAGCTGAAAAAAGATACaaacttttaatataaaaaacatgCACAAAGGATGGAACTTGACAATGTTCTATCTGTTACAATGACACTTCAAATTAAAAAGAAACCAACAAACCCAGACtccattgatatatatatatgtcttcaGAACACAACAAAAGGAAAACATGATAACTTGTTTATTACCAGACAAGAAGCTTAAGTGCCAtcatgatattaaaaaaaaacatattcaaAAGGGCTTTCTTCAGCCATAGCATCTAATGGGGTCAGTGCAACCTTTTTCAGAAGACTGTTTAGCCCCTAAACCTCCACCTTTTTCTAAATATTGCTGATGGTACTCTTCCGCCTTATAAAAACGTTTCGCCGGCAGAATCTCAGTTACAATTTTCTTATCTTTCAACTCTAATTGCTTAGCTTCCATTGACTCTCTTGCAAGACGAGCTTGGTTTTCGTTATAGTAGTATATCCCTGATCTATATTGTGCTCCCACATCTCCACcctgaaaaaaattataaaaaaaaaagtactcATTGATTGAGTAAAAAAGACGAACACTTGTGTGAATTTTAAGCAAAGTTGAGATACCTGACGATTGAGAGTGGAGGGATCATGGCGGGACCAGAAAAGAGAGAGGAGATTAACGTAAGGGCAGATTTGAGGGTCGAATTGGACCCGAACCACCTCGACGTGGTTTGTTGAACCGTTGCATACCAGTTTGTAATTCGGGTCATGAACATGACCTTGGGAGTAGCCAACCTCCGTTTTGATTACACCTTCAACTCGTTGAAACGCTAATTCTACTCCCCAGAAACAACCGGCTCCAAACTGGGCTAACTCGTGAGATGGGTTAATTGGGCAGTCCTCGTCGGCGTCGAAAGCCGGGTTGTTGGTGTCGACGGTAGTGGCCATTTTTGAGTTTTGAAGCTATTTTTCTGCAAATATAGCAAGCAAAGTAacgttcatttttttatttataaaggGAGTTTTTTTGTTTGACTTTTCAGATGATGAACCTATCACGTTTTTCCAGCCAAATTCAAGGCCGCTAAACCTTAAACGAATTCTGGGGGGGGGGGGAAACCTTAAAATGAAAATCCATAAATAATTGTGAACAATAAAAGCTTAACGCAATTGTTTTCTGTCTTGCTATGAATCTCTGACGTTGATTGTGGATATTTAGTTTTACATTTatggtaagtttatgttttgcATTAAATTATTCTAAgatttttattcaaatcattattttactattaaaattattgttacatAGTCTTCTCTCTTCGTATCGTTTACACCAATCGAAAAGTCCTTCCTCCTTTCTTCTAACAGTTCAACTTTTAATGTCATGAGTctgcaaattaaaatttaaatagtttcaTTCTTCGATGTTTGATATTGACCATTAGATCGACTTGGACCGaaactatatttttttacttgtcgATAGATATTGATTTACTACACCAATCATTGAATCATCACTTGAAGTTCGTTGGCTagacataaaaaaaaaactcaacagCCCATTgagttaaataaaaactttcgaatagtttaaagactattttataattttttaaagttaagtgattAAAACATATAGTTACTAATAGTTTCTGATATTGCGGtttgtcctttttttttgttagataaaggttgtattaaaaatataaataaataatttatattttttatgtattttatataattttagattttttaaaatatatttttaatattgttattttaaaatttcgtatattttttagaatcaatactaaattgacagatgtgtaaatattgaggattaaatatgttaaatttattagaattataatcaaatttataaaatataaagagttaaatttattattgtatcaataaaaaaaattgaaatcaatcTTTTATTAACAATTGAATATCACAAaccaaaaaatcaaatttaaaaagcTCTAGtgattaaacattttttttacttatctagaaaatttaaagaaaattaaaattgagtgataactgtagcgacgtaaaaattttcgCTTTCGGtggctaattgtggcgattttattgaaaacttgaaaactgaagtttgattttaaaataaagaggggagtcgccatcgatccttttttat
The Gossypium hirsutum isolate 1008001.06 chromosome A07, Gossypium_hirsutum_v2.1, whole genome shotgun sequence genome window above contains:
- the LOC121232067 gene encoding probable pectate lyase 18, with amino-acid sequence MAIPSLSLLFLFTSLPLVSSSPVKDPELVVQDLHRAINVSRRNLKYLSCATGNPIDDCWRCDPNWEKNRRRLADCAIGFGKNAIGGRDGKLYVVTDSNDDDPVNPKPGTLRHAVIQDVPLWIVFARDMTIQLKEELIMNSFKTIDGRGASVHIAGGPCITIQFVTNIIIHGLHIHDCKQGGNAMVRDSPWHYGWRTTSDGDGVSIFGGSHIWVDHNSLSNCKDGLIDAIYGSTAITISNNHMTHHDKVMLLGHSDSYMKDKNMQVTIAFNHFGKGLIQRMPRCRRGYFHVVNNDYTHWEMYAIGGSANPTINSQGNRFTAPNDIFSKEVTKHEDAPESEWKNWNWRSEGDLMVNGAFFTRSGAGASSSYAKASSLGARPSSHVASITTNAGALNCKKGSRC
- the LOC121232068 gene encoding peptide methionine sulfoxide reductase, producing the protein MATTVDTNNPAFDADEDCPINPSHELAQFGAGCFWGVELAFQRVEGVIKTEVGYSQGHVHDPNYKLVCNGSTNHVEVVRVQFDPQICPYVNLLSLFWSRHDPSTLNRQGGDVGAQYRSGIYYYNENQARLARESMEAKQLELKDKKIVTEILPAKRFYKAEEYHQQYLEKGGGLGAKQSSEKGCTDPIRCYG